From one Lolium rigidum isolate FL_2022 chromosome 4, APGP_CSIRO_Lrig_0.1, whole genome shotgun sequence genomic stretch:
- the LOC124708131 gene encoding uncharacterized protein LOC124708131, with amino-acid sequence MGCGGSKEDVATGNTTAANGAGRGTKLFRRKSTMSASHRSSQASSSSSDGTCVAIKDVVKEPAAGVPKAADVDVVMDEKPVAAVVEEKKEEEVAVKKDVAAPGVAAAAVTKEAAQPSAKEEDELPKSTMADEAPAVDEVKVDEAKEAAVAEEAKEGSPASTNEGGKSRSNLN; translated from the coding sequence ATGGGTTGCGGTGGCTCCAAAGAGGACGTGGCCACCGGCAACACCACCGCCGCCAACGGCGCCGGCCGCGGCACCAAGCTCTTCCGGAGGAAGTCCACCATGTCCGCCAGCCACCGGTCCTCCCaggcgtcctcgtcgtcctcggacgGCACCTGCGTTGCCATCAAGGACGTCGTCAAGGAGCCGGCGGCCGGTGTGCCCAAGGCCGCCGACGTCGATGTTGTGATGGACGAGAAGCCCGTTGCCGCGGTCGTcgaggagaagaaagaggaggaggtggcggtcAAGAAGGATGTCGCCGCCCCCGGCGTTGCTGCCGCGGCGGTGACCAAGGAGGCGGCGCAGCCGTCTGCGAAGGAGGAGGATGAGCTGCCCAAGTCCACCATGGCCGACGAGGCGCCGGCAGTGGACGAGGTTAAGGTCGACGAAGCGAAGGAAGCAGCAGTggccgaggaggccaaggagggatctcCTGCTTCCACAAATGAGGGTGGTAAGTCACGCAGTAATCTGAATTAG
- the LOC124707776 gene encoding vesicle-associated membrane protein-associated protein SCS2-like encodes MGSAEGLVEIRPRELQFLFEVRKQSSCSIHLVNKTDEYVAFKVKTTSPKRYCVRPNIGVILPRATCVFTVTMQAQKTAPPDLQIKDKFLVQTTAIPAGITDEGTIPAFFSKETRRYVEENKLRVVLVSATQPEAEQLISGLPNVKATIEVPVAKETLNIVNEVPNVVNQVPYSLKASFPSLTECPAILSEIPFPVNEIPTVQGDFPVPLKEAPATSVKSAIHLKGSPTVSVETQFSSIETNMSLKETPAVLRDFPVLLKEAPTTSAESAIRLKGSPTVSVETQFSSTEMNRTLKNTPDLRDFRVPLNEAPATSAESAIHLKETQYSLTEMRSDIFVNTENLHSCRVEDVQNMKSELINLEGKLEEAENLIMKLREEARTTIQERDKLRHEMIFRRKGGPRKQAGFPPLFVAYIAILGVSLGYLLHV; translated from the exons ATGGGGAGCGCGGAGGGCCTCGTCGAGATCCGGCCCCGCGAGCTCCAGTTCCTCT TTGAGGTGAGGAAGCAAAGTTCATGTTCTATCCATCTTGTGAACAAGACAGATGAATATGTTGCATTCAAG GTTAAAACTACTTCTCCAAAAAGATACTGTGTTCGACCGAACATTGGAGTTATTCTTCCAAGGGCAACTTGTGTTTTTACAG TTACTATGCAAGCACAAAAGACTGCCCCACCAGATCTGCAAATTAAAGACAAGTTTCTTGTGCAAACTACGGCTATTCCTGCTGGTATAACTGATGAAGGCACTATTCCCGCTTTT TTCTCCAAAGAAACCAGAAGATATGTTGAAGAGAATAAGCTGAGAGTTGTCCTTGTCAGTGCAACTCAGCCTGAAGCAGAGCAGCTCATCAGTGGACTGCCCAATGTTAAGGCCACCATTGAGGTTCCTGTGGCGAAAGAGACATTGAATATTGTGAATGAAGTACCTAATGTGGTGAACCAAGTCCCTTATTCCCTGAAAGCAAGCTTTCCCTCTCTAACAGAATGTCCAGCTATTTTGAGTGAAATTCCTTTCCCTGTAAATGAAATTCCTACTGTTCAGGGAGATTTCCCAGTCCCATTAAAAGAAGCTCCAGCAACTTCAGTAAAATCTGCTATCCATTTGAAAGGAAGTCCTACCGTTTCTGTTGAAACTCAATTTTCTTCAATAGAAACAAATATGAGCTTAAAAGAAACTCCTGCTGTTCTGAGAGATTTCCCAGTCCTGTTAAAAGAAGCTCCAACTACTTCAGCAGAATCTGCTATTCGTTTGAAAGGAAGTCCTACTGTTTCTGTAGAAACTCAGTTTTCTTCAACAGAAATGAATAGGACCTTAAAAAACACTCCTGACCTGAGAGATTTCCGAGTCCCCTTAAACGAAGCCCCAGCTACTTCTGCAGAATCTGCTATCCATTTGAAAGAAACTCAATATTCTTTAACAGAAATGAGAAGCGATATATTTGTCAACACAGAGAATCTTCATTCATGTCGT GTTGAGGATGTTCAGAATATGAAGTCGGAGCTTATTAATCTTGAAGGCAAACTAGAAGAG GCTGAAAATTTGATCATGAAACTGAGGGAAGAGGCCAGAACTACCATCCAGGAACGTGATAAGTTGCGGCATGAAATG ATCTTCAGAAGGAAGGGCGGTCCACGAAAACAAGCGGGCTTCCCGCCGCTGTTCGTGGCCTACATAGCGATTCTTGGGGTGTCTCTGGGTTACCTGTTGCACGTGTGA